GGTAAGAGTTGTAGACACCTGCACGCCAGTGGGAGCATTGGTATCACAGTAAAATAAAGGTTGGGATTCTTCTTCCACTTTGTTGTTTGCCTGAAAACTGGAAACTCCCAAAATAAAAGAGAATACATACAGTAGTTTTTTTGTCATGTTTATTAGTTTTAAAATTCTCTTGAAAAATAAGAGATTTTTTGGAATATCTCTCACACCAACCCTATATTATTGTGCTTTTTTTAATACTTTTGAAATTAATCTTGTAAAAAATACACTTTCATAGATATTCCATTTTTATTTTTACCATGATCAAAAGTTTTTCTATTCTCTGGATTTTTTATAAAAAAATAATGTTTCCAACTTTGGGATTTTCTTTATTGATTTCTTTTTTATCATCATTCAGTATTAAAAATTTTGGACTGAATTTCCTTTTAATCCTTCCCGTTCTTCACTATTTCATTTATGAATTAAGGTTTAAAAACGAATATTACTTTTATGCCAATGTAGGGTTTTCAAGGATTTTTCTTTGGGCAGGAACGATATTATCAGGGATTATTGTAAAAATTATAACATTGTTTTTATGAGCAAGCTGCATGTTGATAGTGTAACAAAATCTTTTAATGAAAGGAAAATTTTGCAGGATGTTTATATAGAATGCGAAACCGGACAGATTACAGGGCTGCTGGGCAGAAATGGAAGTGGAAAATCAACTTTATTAAAAATTATTTTCGGGATTATCGGCGGTGATACCCAGTTTATAAAATGTGGCAACAAGGTTTTGAAAAGTATTTCAGACAGAAAAAACAGAATCTCATATTTACCCCAAGACCTTTTCTTACCTAAATATGAAACCGTAAAAAACCTGATTCCTTTCTTTTGTAATAAAGAAAACACCAATTTGCTGTCTGCCCTGGAATTCATACAGCCCTTTCTTCATGAAAAAATTAAAAATCTTTCTAAAGGCGAACAGAGAATTATTGAAACCCTGATGATCACTTACTCTGAAACAGATTTTGTTTTACTGGACGAACCATTCCATAACCTTTCTCCAAAAGTTTGTGAAGAATTAAAGAAAATTATTCGTCAGCAGTCACAGTACAAAGGTTTTATTATTTCTGATCACAATTACCAGGATATTCTGGATATTTCAGACTACCTATATCTGCTTTCTGACGGCCATCTGAAACAAATACAAGATTTTAAAGAACTGCAGCGGTATAATTATCTCCCGAAAAGTATTTAATTTATATATTTGGGGATCAAAAAAAATTTCATGATGACTTTTATAAATAAAGCATTCTATTTATCCGCATTCAGTATTTTATCTATAGCTTTTGTAAAAGGGCAGACAAAAGTTCCTTTTGGAGTTGTAAAAGCTGAAGAAGGATATGCCAACGTACGTGTACATAAAGACGACTACCGAAAAATTGTAGACAAGATCCGTATGCGTAAAGGAGATGTTTTTGTTTATGTAAAACCGGCTCCGGGAGAAACAGAGTGGATCTGGATCAAATATCCGGAGAAACAGGATGATGACAAGCCTTTTGTACGTTATGAAACTCTTGATAAAGAAGGAATGGTGAATAAAGGGCGTATTGCCTATGTAGATCAGCTTCCCGCTTATACTCCTTCTAAATCTAAAAACGGAAGATCAATTATTTTCACAGACAATTCCGATCCTAAAATCCCTACCGCCCAAAGAAGCAAAGTAGTGATTGATGTCTATCCTTCCAATGCAGGATACCGTAAAAAGGAAAAAGATGCTGAAGGAAAAATTCTTACCATTGATAAAGTAAA
This region of Chryseobacterium culicis genomic DNA includes:
- a CDS encoding ATP-binding cassette domain-containing protein; protein product: MSKLHVDSVTKSFNERKILQDVYIECETGQITGLLGRNGSGKSTLLKIIFGIIGGDTQFIKCGNKVLKSISDRKNRISYLPQDLFLPKYETVKNLIPFFCNKENTNLLSALEFIQPFLHEKIKNLSKGEQRIIETLMITYSETDFVLLDEPFHNLSPKVCEELKKIIRQQSQYKGFIISDHNYQDILDISDYLYLLSDGHLKQIQDFKELQRYNYLPKSI